From Penicillium psychrofluorescens genome assembly, chromosome: 1, one genomic window encodes:
- a CDS encoding uncharacterized protein (ID:PFLUO_000391-T1.cds;~source:funannotate), with translation MPSEQGHRLYVKGRHLSYQRGKRNTNPNTSLVKIEGVDDPKAAGFYLGKKVAFVYRAKREVRGSNIRVIWGKVTRPHGNSGVVRAKFRNNLPPRSFGATVRVMLYPSNI, from the exons ATGCCTTCGGAACAGGGACACCGAC TCTATGTCAA GGGTCGCCACTTGAGCTACCAGCGCGGAAAGCGCAACACCAACCCCAACACGAG TCTGGTTAAGATCGAGGGTGTCGATGACCCCAAGGCTGCCGGTTTCTACctgggcaagaaggtcgCTTTCGTCTACCGGGCCAAGCGTGAGGTCCGGGGCTCCAACATTCGCGTGATCTGGGGCAAGGTCACCCGGCCGCACG GCAACTCCGGTGTTGTGCGCGCCAAGTTCCGCAAcaacctccctccccgcTCTTTCGGCGCCACGGTCCGCGTCATGCTCTACCCCTCCAACATCTAA
- a CDS encoding uncharacterized protein (ID:PFLUO_000394-T1.cds;~source:funannotate) — protein MSPKVLVVLTSQAEIPANRARTGWYLPEFAHPHEVLHSKVSLTIASPKGGEAPLDPSSVKMSESDPVSTTFLAEQKPLWTNTHKLADMVPRAGEFDAIFYVGGHGPMFDLTTDPTSLALIQTFAAANKPVAAVCHAPCVLLNATAPSGEPLISGITVTGFSNEEEDQAGMSSVVPFMLETELERISGGKYVKADAAWGEKVVVSKAAGTNSTIITGQNPASASAVGKEILKALGL, from the exons ATGTCTCCCAAAGTTCTCGTCGTGCTCACCTCTCAAGCCGAGATCCCGGCTAACCGCGCCCGCACGGGGTGGTACCTG CCCGAATTCGCCCATCCGCATGAGGTCCTGCACTCCAAGGTCTCGCTGACCATCGCCTCGCCCAAGGGCGGCGAGGCCCCGCTGGACCCGTCCTCGGTCAAGATGTCCGAGTCCGACCCGGTTTCGACGACGTTCCTGGCTGAGCAGAAGCCGCTCTGGACGAACACGCACAAGCTGGCCGATATGGTGCCGCGCGCGGGCGAGTTTGACGCGATTTTCTATGTTGGAGGTCATGGCC CAATGTTCGACCTGACCACCGACCCCACCAGCCTAGCCCTAATCCAAACCTTCGCGGCAGCCAACAAGCCCGTCGCGGCAGTGTGCCACGCGCCGTGCGTGCTGCTGAACGCAACCGCTCCGTCAGGCGAGCCGCTCATCTCCGGCATCACGGTGACGGGATTCTCgaatgaagaggaggacCAGGCGGGCATGTCGTCTGTGGTGCCGTTCATGCTGGAGACGGAGCTGGAACGCATCTCGGGCGGGAAGTATGTCAAGGCCGATGCGGCTtggggggagaaggtggttgtGTCCAAGGCTGCTGGGACGAATTCGACGATCATCACGGGCCAGAATCCGGCGTCGGCGAGTGCGGTTGGGAAGGAGATCCTGAAGGCTTTGGGGCTTTAG
- a CDS encoding uncharacterized protein (ID:PFLUO_000393-T1.cds;~source:funannotate): MPQSARWAGTPSIKGRSESTRMALLTFSLVGLQFTWGTEMTYCTPYLLQLGLTKSKTSLVWIAGPLSGLIIQPLIGVIADRSRSKWGRRRPFMVFGSFVVALCLVVLGWTAEIVAFFVSDPEKARNYTIALAVLSIYAVDFSINVVQACCRSLIVDTLSIPQQQAGSAWAGRMCAIGQLIGYVIGSIDTVSIFGSIIGDTQFKQMTVIAALSLIGAVAVTSYAVKERVLLSARDSDGKAGAIQVVVQLFKTTMELPPRIQAICWAQFWAWIGWFPFLFYSTTWVGETYFRYEVAPEQMTKSTDMLGEVGRVGSLSLVVFSSITFLSSVLLPFCVQPPDTKRDRFTPRPPPGIARFLKSITTVRPDLQTAWLISQVMFAATMIFAPLAHSRAFATFLVAVCGIPWAISGWAPFAFMGVEINKLTMGGGIAATMPTSRSGAVTMITSASLRASSAGESELDVLRLNHRDADSDTDEEDPASLSSNIPSTGELAGIYLGVLNVYTTLPQFVGTFISWIVFSILEPSAQPSTDESDTGWMNLDKDKPNAIAVCLFIGALSALIAAEATRRLRYVL; the protein is encoded by the exons ATGCCGCAGTCAGCTCGGTGGGCCGGAACCCCCTCGATCAAGGGACGATCCGAGTCCACACGGATGGCGCTGTTGACGTTTAGTCTCGTGGGACTACAATTTACCTGGGGCACGGAGATGACCTACTGCACGCCCtatctcctccagctggggCTGACGAAATCCAAAACCTCCCTGGTCTGGATTGCGGGCCCGCTGTCGGGATTGATTATCCAGCCTCTGATTGGCGTCATTGCCGATCGGTCACGGTCGAAATGGGGCCGGAGAAGGCCGTTTATGGTCTTTGGGTCTTTTGTGGTGGCGCTGTGTTTGGTTGTTTTGGGGTGGACGGCTGAGATTGTTGCGTTCTTTGTCTCGGATCCTGAGAAGGCGAGGAATTACACGATTGCGTTGGCCGTTTTGAGTATTTATGCTGTTGATTTCTCGATCAACGTTG TTCAAGCATGCTGCCGAAGCTTGATCGTGGATACGTTGTCGATTCCGCAACAACAAGCTGGTTCTGCATGGG CTGGGAGAATGTGTGCCATTGGCCAGCTTATCGGCTACGTTATTGGCTCGATCGATACAGTGAGCATTTTCGGGAGTATCATTGGCGATACCCAGTTCAAGCAGATGACAGTGATTGCTGCACTGTCATTGATCGGAGCCGTAGCGGTTACCTCCTATGCAGTGAAGGAGCGAGTGTTGCTTTCGGCGAG AGACTCCGATGGCAAAGCTGGCGCGATCCAAGTTGTCGTTCAGCTGTTCAAAACTACAATGGAGCTTCCGCCTCGCATCCAGGCTATCTGCTGGGCTCAATTCTGGGCTTGGATTG GCTGGTTTCCGTTTCTTTTCTACAGCACCACATGGGTGGGCGAGACCTATTTCCGCTATGAAGTGGCGCCGGAGCAAATGACGAAATCGACGGATATGCTGGGCGAGGTTGGCCGAGTGGGGAGTCTGTCGCTGGTGGTGTTTTCATCCATTACCTTCCTCAGCTCCGTGCTTCTTCCGTTCTGCGTGCAGCCGCCAGACACGAAACGGGATCGATTCACAcctcggccgccgccggggaTCGCCAGGTTCCTCAAGTCCATTACCACCGTGCGGCCCGATCTCCAGACAGCCTGGCTAATCTCGCAAGTGATGTTCGCGGCGACCATGATCTTCGCGCCTCTAGCCCACTCGCGCGCCTTTGCGACCTTCCTAGTGGCCGTGTGCGGCATTCCCTGGGCAATCAGCGGCTGGGCACCCTTCGCCTTCATGGGCGTGGAGATCAACAAGCTGACAATGGGTGGTGGTATCGCAGCAACAATGCCGACCTCGCGCTCAGGCGCAGTGACCATGATCACATCGGCCAGCTTGCGGGCCAGCTCAGCCGGTGAGTCGGAGCTGGATGTACTCCGGCTCAACCACCGCGACGCGGATAGTGATACAGACGAGGAGGATCCAGCGTCCTTGTCCTCCAACATCCCCTCGACTGGCGAGCTGGCCGGTATCTATCTCGGTGTCTTGAACGTGTACACCACCCTGCCCCAGTTTGTCGGCACTTTCATCAGCTGGATCGTTTTCAGCATCCTCGAGCCAAGCGCACAGCCTAGCACTGACGAGTCAGATACCGGGTGGATGAACCTGGACAAGGACAAGCCTAATGCTATCGCTGTGTGTCTTTTTATCGGCGCACTGAGCGCCCTGATAGCGGCTGAGGCGACTCGACGGCTACGGTACGTTTTGTGA
- a CDS encoding uncharacterized protein (ID:PFLUO_000397-T1.cds;~source:funannotate), which produces MTFTGSCMCGGVAYAIEADKYTAALCHCLDCQKWSGGAFTSNAVVPRTSFKVTKGTPSSYEAVGNSGKINKHFFCPTCGSGVYTELEVLADMTCVKAGTLDNGEANLGGKVDIEFYVKDRPSYLHAVEGAKQEPMFG; this is translated from the exons ATGACTTTCACCGGCAGCTGCATGTGCGGAGGCGTCGCGTACGCCATTGAAG CGGACAAGTACACCGCGGCACTCTGCCACTGCCTCGATTGCCAAAAG TGGTCCGGAGGCGCCTTCACCTCGAACGCCGTGGTTCCCCGCACTAGCTTCAAGGTCACCAAGG GCACTCCCAGCTCTTACGAAGCGGTTGGCAACAGCGGCAAAATCAACAAACATTTCTTCTGCCCCACCTGCGGCTCAGGCGTGTACACCGAGCTGGAGGTCTTGGCGGATATGACCTGCGTCAAGGCCGGTACGCTGGATAACGGCGAAGCCAATCTCGGCGGCAAGGTCGATATTGAGTTCTATGTTAAGGACCGTCCGAGTTACCTCCATGCTGTGGAAGGTGCTAAGCAGGAGCCGATGTTTGGTTAA
- a CDS encoding uncharacterized protein (ID:PFLUO_000396-T1.cds;~source:funannotate): MGRRKIEIKAIKDDRNRSVTFLKRKGGLFKKAHELAVLCSVDVAVIIFGHNKKLYEYSSCDMHEALGRYQYFGPPHEHKGPDDFSGKRDDDDEEDETTPAPEEIHAVQHGGPAGPPHLQHQAGFQHINHAPSASPPIHNGLPLTRHGTPQSHSRPTSRNHIRRGSSNLGPQQHATPPPPPAPQNGGYAYMQNPSMYNPNVRPGQFQHYGHPPHQGTPPMHAHGLPPQSMPPHHQGPQHMPPHAHSVGPQQQQQQHQQQQQQMRMPQGPHAPAQQQAYMQESGRSSVPPPYAADNQQQRPAPTSQASQENMTATLKAEERQSPPQPRSLSSSKSRSIFTPIDDRGSVLARHFGSGVPIYEPPQSEDILQKINPSQHEPPESGGAPSSVAAGTPRTNSISSVSDIKPPMRTNSGQLASKRPQLKVQIPSESSDHGSATAESSSRDSAGNKTLTPAKGSADNPPSGVVLPPPSPSAGAILSAGAQGPPNPFARPPPPSTASQNNYGGNAGNPNNNGNNTSNIETPISALPSRFVSDALLPSPSSFFPEWGFGRSGPDSNMLPSPLTFPTPAVQSGPGFSRDDEPDKKRKSPDSGPPGEGISKKPKK, encoded by the exons ATGGGTCGGAGAaagatcgagatcaaagcCATCAAAGATGATCGCAACCGTTCTGT TACGTTCTTGAAACGAAAGGGGGGCCTCTTTAAGAAGGCGCACGAGCTCGCCGTTCTTTGCTCCGTTGATGTTGCCGTCATCATCTTTGGCCACAATAAGAAACTATACGAGTACTCTTCGTGTGACATGCACGAAGCCCTGGGACGGTATCAATAT TTTGGACCTCCCCACGAGCACAAGGGACCAGATGATTTCTCTGGTAAGcgcgatgacgatgacgaagaagatgagacCACACCTGCTCCGGAAGAGATACATGCGGTTCAGCATGGCGGACCTGCCGGCCCACCTCACCTCCAACACCAGGCTGGCTTCCAACACATCAACCACGCGCCTTCCGCATCTCCCCCGATCCACAACGGCCTTCCTCTGACGCGACACGGCACCCCGCAGTCGCACTCGCGTCCAACCTCGAGGAATCATATCCGTCGTGGCAGTTCGAACCTGGGGCCGCAGCAGCATGCCacacctccgccgcctcctgcGCCGCAAAATGGTGGATATGCATACATGCAGAATCCTTCGATGTACAATCCGAACGTCCGTCCAGGTCAATTCCAGCACTACGGTCATCCGCCACATCAAGGAACACCGCCGATGCACGCCCACGGCTTGCCGCCTCAATCGATGCCGCCACATCATCAAGGCCCGCAACATATGCCGCCTCATGCGCATTCAGTGGgcccacagcagcagcagcagcagcatcagcagcagcaacaacagaTGAGAATGCCACAGGGCCCTCACGCaccggcgcagcagcaggcaTACATGCAAGAGTCTGGCAGAAGCTCGGTGCCTCCCCCTTATGCAGCAGACAACCAACAGCAGCGCCCCGCGCCTACATCTCAAGCCTCCCAGGAGAACATGACAGCGACATTGAAGGCTGAGGAGAGACAGTCCCCACCACAGCCTAGGTCATTGTCTTCATCCAAGTCGCGCAGCATATTCACGCCTATTGATGACCGTGGCTCCGTGCTCGCTCGTCATTTCGGCTCGGGCGTTCCAATATACGAACCACCTCAGAGCGAAGACATATTGCAGAAGATCAACCCATCGCAACATGAACCACCCGAGTCCGGGGGTGCGCCATCTAGTGTTGCGGCCGGCACTCCTCGTACAAATTCGATCTCGTCAGTCTCGGATATCAAACCGCCAATGCGGACCAACAGCGGGCAATTAGCATCGAAAAGACCGCAGCTGAAGGTCCAGATTCCCAGTGAGAGTTCAGATCACGGCAGTGCGACGGCCGAATCTTCATCGCGCGATTCTGCTGGAAACAAGACGCTCACTCCTGCCAAAGGGAGTGCCGACAACCCCCCATCCGGGGTGGTTCTCCCCCCTCCGTCTCCCTCAGCCGGCGCAATTCTGAGTGCCGGTGCGCAAGGTCCACCGAATCCGTTTGCCCGCCCACCTCCGCCGAGCACTGCGTCACAGAACAACTATGGAGGCAACGCTGGCAACCCCAATAACAATGGGAACAATACGAGCAACATAGAAACACCAATATCGGCACTTCCTAGCCGGTTTGTGTCCGACGCACTCCTcccatcgccatccagctTTTTCCCGGAGTGGGGTTTTGGTCGCTCGGGACCTGATTCGAACATGCTGCCCAGTCCTCTCACATTCCCAACCCCCGCGGTACAAAGCGGTCCAGGCTTCTCTCGGGATGATGAACCAGACAAGAAACGCAAATCCCCGGATTCAGGTCCTCCAGGAGAAGGAATTAGCAAAAAACCCAAAAAATGA
- a CDS encoding uncharacterized protein (ID:PFLUO_000398-T1.cds;~source:funannotate), producing MATLGQHAFHPSTHIGIPPPTTDPMQLPPIPSLNISRSDKDALFQKLRQKRDSQPTTDIRANRTPKAQSKKPIKTAGRPSTRSQAKNKKNITPDRARRLERNRVAANKCRLKRKEENQQMEHVLEKETANYDSLLAEVGLLRDELWHLKNQVLEHAQCDDDQINTHLGVMTQTLLEDTSDQLKCPSPTFSASTWSDSSTSGTRHDSSPAVKLPETISADKEGDTADFMFDDFINIDEAKAIEGGVPSFPV from the coding sequence ATGGCTACTCTGGGACAGCATGCCTTTCATCCAAGCACCCATATTGgaatcccaccaccaacaacagaTCCGATGCAGCTCCCTCCGATCCCTTCTTTGAACATCTCCCGAAGTGATAAAGATGCGCTGTTCCAAAAGCTACGGCAAAAGCGTGATTCCCAACCTACGACCGATATACGAGCGAACCGAACCCCCAAGGCGCAATCGAAGAAGCCAATAAAGACAGCCGGGCGACCTTCCACACGGTCTCAGGCGAAGAATAAGAAAAACATTACGCCGGACAGAGCAAGGCGCCTTGAGCGGAATCGTGTCGCTGCAAACAAATGCCGACTgaagagaaaggaggaaaaTCAACAAATGGAACATGTCTTGGAAAAAGAGACGGCAAATTACGACTCGTTGTTGGCGGAAGTGGGCCTTCTTCGCGACGAACTATGGCATCTCAAAAATCAAGTCTTGGAGCATGCGCAATGTGACGACGATCAAATCAATACCCACCTCGGAGTGATGACGCAAACTCTACTTGAAGATACCTCGGATCAATTGAAATGCCCATCACCAACCTTTTCGGCTAGTACGTGGTCAGACAGTTCGACATCGGGGACCCGACATGATTCGAGTCCTGCTGTGAAGTTGCCAGAGACGATTTCGGCTGACAAAGAAGGGGACACCGCTGATTTTATGTTCGACGACTTCATCAATATTGATGAGGCGAAAGCTATAGAGGGCGGCGTTCCCTCTTTTCCTGTATAA
- a CDS encoding uncharacterized protein (ID:PFLUO_000395-T1.cds;~source:funannotate), which translates to MSFFSRVFRGKDSSATKKQAKPAPTSNPAPAKPKWTDAWQRTEIAPEEVQDLVKGCAQELKARALDTPFLLLPFRPSSDPSAARTFVRNYFNQSFEKGTPVNGDELMQELRLNEPMVLASVLKWCWSRLPGGVVTWEAYELFKVGEQDSDWARDAFSTFIPISVDSDARTQIIFSFFDLLAAIAAHGKSNGLGGRKLSRYAGWWAFEHTDTGNGFEASYKNWAAGADATSHLFFAYLRSLTPDVPRGVTGISSLPISLQTLLEATEYPPETPSLLQVTTTKVVMIVENVSPTPFSLLRRAKNFEYSDNDWHLQEFADFDDPIQALTDECLRVLKCISTTNESTVSNSKHSTSLRDASWSRFEDIGFGGSIESDQEDEGAIAAAATQKSEAAGGMKSAPQSQGADFGRPTTPSWADFMSSGFADENNLKNPVGPLLLPPDKVLPRIVAARGQSSQSHKRHLDAEPSLEPAELASINTLDLDDSFWWVWITSLSGDEPSTRKAVFGRCALLETVIRNTKWLVLEEQVKGAAPEPEAGAQIVEKKRFFSFGSRKGAKLSRRKSSAKKVSSIEESYKRTGNQAGQSKTSIGPDQHKRIQAAAAALQKRHREQEAQAANDRGYTGDDSRSTKTNSVLTLQPAIVNEASSAMKWANNYDKHSLRAAYLSNNRAGTGIHAEHAAAPPAEKPTTPAPVSPAATTSKNPPPPPPKDAVATPLPPSPEPPAKPPKDDVPSRPPPQDDKQKPATKTVVIEPPSEPSSQELVEETNKKLKKKSGNAGFKNMFTTNKKKSDQPPIRTTGVSSSVAAARAALEAKAKESQDSVPKSSKPSVLKKKPVPGMKAEPPAPAPAPAPAPVVAAEPEKPSTPQKTEEPVAEPVTEPVAEAEAIAQPAASATDANAGGPPTTRHAVEYDALSRVDTNERDAADQEFSKFDQGPLVEQPAFIPAESPQLSPVAAQVPVAKPEPPKTPTNGQDDEPAAVPGAEGEDSPEDRWAQIRKNAAERIGATEEPETRTSQSERTDEGDTSGEETIESRVARIKARVAELTGNMETNQ; encoded by the exons ATGTCGTTCTTTTCTCGCGTCTTCCGGGGTAAAGACTCCAGCGCGACCAAAAAGCAAGCCAAGCCGGCGCCGACCTCTAACCCAGCGCCCGCGAAGCCCAAGTGGACCGACGCATGGCAGCGCACGGAGATTGCGCCGGAGGAAGTGCAGGACCTTGTGAAGGGCTGTGCGCAGGAATTGAAGGCTCGAG CTCTGGACACGCCATTCCTTCTCCTGCCGTTCCGTCCAAGCTCCGATCCCAGCGCCGCGCGGACTTTCGTTCGCAACTACTTCAACCAGTCCTTCGAGAAGGGCACCCCTGTCAACGGCGATGAGCTCATGCAGGAGCTGCGGCTCAATGAGCCGATGGTCCTGGCCAGTGTTCTGAAatggtgctggagcagaCTTCCCGGTGGTGTGGTTACGTGGGAGGCCTATGAGCTGTTCAAGGTCGGCGAACAGG ATTCCGACTGGGCCCGCGACGCTTTCTCGACCTTTATCCCAATCAGTGTCGACTCCGATGCGCGCACAcagatcatcttctccttctttgaCTTGCTGGCTGCAATTGCCGCGCATGGAAAGAGCAATGGTCTGGGAGGTCGCAAACTCTCTCGCTATGCTGGATGGTGGGCATTTGAACATACGGACACGGGCAATGGTTTCGAGGCTTCCTACAAGAACTGGGCTGC TGGTGCCGATGCCACTAGCCATCTGTTTTTCGCCTATCTGCGCTCTTTGACGCCCGATGTGCCGCGCGGAGTCACCGGTATCTCTTCTCTGCCTATTTCCCTTCAGACCCTTCTCGAAGCCACGGAATACCCGCCGGAGACCCCCAGTTTGTTACAGGTTACTACGACCAAGGTGGTCATGATTGTGGAAAATGTCTCTCCgacgcccttctccttgctgCGCCGCGCCAAGAATTTCGAATACAGTGACAACGATTGGCACTTGCAAGAGTTTGCCGACTTCGATGACCCTATTCAGGCATTGACCGACGAGTGCCTGCGTGTGCTCAAGTGTATTTCCACCACAAACGAGTCTACCGTCTCCAACTCGAAACACTCGACTAGCCTGCGGGATGCTTCCTGGTCCCGTTTTGAGGATATCGGGTTCGGAGGTTCAATTGAGTCCGACCAAGAGGATGAGGGTGCCATCGCGGCGGCAGCGACGCAAAAAAGCGAAGCAGCTGGAGGTATGAAGTCTGCGCCTCAGTCTCAGGGCGCCGATTTCGGCCGTCCCACCACTCCGTCCTGGGCTGACTTCATGTCGTCCGGCTTCGCGGATGAGAACAATCTCAAAAACCCTGTCGGGCCCCTGCTTCTGCCGCCGGACAAAGTACTGCCTCGTATCGTTGCGGCACGCGGCCAGAGCTCCCAGTCCCATAAGCGTCACTTGGACGCCGAGCCGTCGCTGGAGCCGGCTGAGTTGGCCAGCATCAACACTCTGGATCTGGACGACTCATTCTGGTGGGTTTGGATCACTAGTCTGTCTGGCGACGAGCCCTCGACACGCAAAGCAGTCTTCGGCCGGTGTGCCCTTCTCGAAACCGTCATTCGTAATACAAAGTGGCTGGTCCTTGAGGAACAGGTCAAGGGCGCCGCCCCGGAGCCGGAGGCGGGCGCGCAAATtgtcgagaagaagcgcttCTTTAGCTTCGGTAGTCGCAAGGGTGCCAAGCTGAGCCGCCGCAAGTCCTCGGCTAAGAAGGTATCTTCGATTGAGGAGTCGTACAAGCGAACGGGCAACCAGGCTGGGCAAAGCAAGACCAGCATTGGACCCGATCAGCACAAGCGGATCCAGGCAGCTGCCGCAGCTCTGCAAAAGAGGCATCGCGAGCAGGAGGCCCAGGCGGCTAATGACAGAGGTTACACTGGCGACGACAGCCGTTCCACCAAGACCAACTCGGTCTTGACGCTCCAACCGGCTATTGTGAACGAGGCCTCTTCGGCCATGAAATGGGCCAACAACTATGATAAGCATTCTCTCCGAGCCGCCTATCTGAGCAACAACCGTGCTGGCACCGGCATTCACGCCGAGCATGCCgcagcacctccagcagAGAAGCCTACCACGCCCGCACCCGTCTCGCCGGCCGCTACGACGTCTAAGaatcctcctccgccgcctcctaAGGATGCCGTGGCGACTCCGCTGCCTCCATCCCCCGAGCCACCTGCAAAGCCCCCCAAGGACGATGTTCCTTCACGTCCCCCTCCACAGGATGATAAGCAGAAGCCCGCCACCAAGACAGTGGTGATAGAGCCGCCTAGTGAACCGTCATCTCAGGAACTGGTCGAGGAGACCAACAAGAagctcaagaagaagagcggcaACGCCGGATTCAAAAACATGTTTACCaccaacaagaagaagagcgatCAGCCGCCCATCAGGACTACCGGTGTTTCTTCCTCTGTGGCAGCTGCGCGCGCGGCcctcgaggccaaggccaaggagtCTCAGGATTCGGTGCCTAAGTCATCAAAGCCCTCtgtgctgaagaagaagcccgttCCTGGGATGAAGGCTGAACCGCCAGCCCctgcccctgcccctgcccctgccCCTGTCGTTGCTGCGGAACCCGAGAAGCCCTCAACCCCCCAGAAGACCGAAGAGCCCGTGGCCGAACCCGTGACCGAACCCGTGGCTGAAGCCGAGGCTATCGCACAGCCGGCTGCCAGCGCAACTGATGCGAATGCCGGCGGTCCACCGACGACACGACACGCAGTCGAATACGACGCTCTCTCGCGCGTCGATACCAACGAGCGCGACGCAGCTGATCAGGAGTTCTCCAAGTTCGACCAGGGCCCCTTGGTCGAGCAGCCTGCTTTTATTCCTGCGGAGTCGCCCCAGCTGAGTCCTGTGGCCGCGCAGGTCCCAGTGGCAAAGCCTGAGCCCCCCAAGACCCCTACCAACGGCCAAGATGACGAGCCTGCTGCCGTCCCCGGAGCTGAAGGCGAAGACTCGCCGGAGGATCGCTGGGCTCAGATCCGCAAGAACGCTGCGGAGCGAATTGGCGCCACTGAGGAGCCTGAGACCCGGACTAGCCAGTCCGAGCGGACCGACGAGGGAGACACCAGCGGCGAAGAAACCATTGAATCCCGCGTTGCTCGCATCAAGGCCCGTGTCGCCGAGCTAACCGGAAACATGGAGACGAATCAGTAA
- a CDS encoding uncharacterized protein (ID:PFLUO_000392-T1.cds;~source:funannotate) gives MSGLINQADERQNAGTVELKDDTVIVVLGASGDLAKKKTFPALFGLFRNKFLPKDINIVGYARTKMDHEEYLKRVRSYIKTPTKEIEEQLEQFCKLCTYVSGQYDEDESFINLQKHIVEIEKARQGKEENRVFYMALPPSVFTVVSEQLKRNCYPKNGLARIIVEKPFGKDLQSSRDLQKALEPNWKEEEIFRIDHYLGKEMVKNILILRFGNEFFNATWNRHHIDNVQITFKEPFGTEGRGGYFDEFGIIRDVMQNHLLQVLTLLAMERPISFSSEDIRDEKVRVLRAMDAIEPKNVIIGQYGRSLDGSKPGYLEDDTVPKESRCPTFCALVAYIKNERWDGVPFILKAGKALNEQKTEVRIQFRDVTSGIFKDIPRNELVIRVQPNESVYIKMNSKLPGLSMQTVVTELDLTYRRRFSDLKIPEAYESLILDAFKGDHSNFVRDDELDASWRIFTPLLHYLDDNKEIIPMEYPYGSRGPAVLDDFTASYGYKFSDAAGYQWPVTSAPNRL, from the exons ATGAGCGGCTTGATCAACCAGGCCGATGAGCGCCAGAATGCTGG CACCGTCGAACTGAAGGATGACACGGTCATTGTGGTCCTGGGGGCGTCTGGCGATCTcgcaaagaagaagacg TTCCCAGCACTCTTCGGCCTT TTCCGCAACAAATTCCTGCCCAAGGACATCAACATCGTTGGATATGCTCGGACAAAGATGGACCACGAGGAATACCTCAAGCGCGTGCGCTCGTACATCAAGACCCCGACAAAGGAGATTGAGGAGCAATTAGAGCAGTTCTGCAAGCTGTGCACATATGTGTCCGGCCAGTACGACGAGGATGAATCGTTCATCAACCTGCAAAAGCACATCGTGGAAATCGAGAAGGCCCGgcagggcaaggaggagaacCGTGTCTTCTACATGGCATTGCCCCCAAGCGTGTTCACCGTCGTTTCGGAGCAGCTGAAGCGCAACTGCTACCCCAAGAATGGCCTGGCTcggatcatcgtcgagaAGCCGTTCGGCAAGGACCTTCAGAGCTCCCGAGACCTGCAAAAGGCTTTGGAACCCAactggaaggaggaggagattTTCCGTATTGACCACTACCTCGGTAaggagatggtcaagaacaTTCTCATCCTGCGGTTTGGCAACGAGTTCTTCAACGCTACATGGAACCGTCACCACATCGACAATGTTCAG ATCACATTTAAGGAGCCGTTCGGCACCGAGGGCCGTGGAGGCTACTTTGACGAGTTCGGTATCATCCGCGATGTCATGCAGAACC ACCTTCTGCAGGTGCTCACATTGCTCGCCATGGAGCGGcccatttccttttcttcggAAGATATCCGTGATGAGAAGGTGCGCGTCCTGCGCGCAATGGATGCGATCGAGCCGAAGAACGTCATCATTGGGCAATATGGGCGGTCGCTCGACGGAAGCAAGCCCGGTTACTTGGAGGACGACACCGTGCCCAAGGAGTCGCGCTGCCCAACCTTCTGTGCTTTGGTTGCCTACATCAAGAACGAGCGGTGGGATGGCGTGCCTTTCATCCTGAAGGCTGGCAAGG CCCTGAACGAGCAAAAGACCGAAGTCCGCATCCAATTCCGCGACGTCACCTCCGGCATCTTCAAGGACATCCCCCGCAACGAGCTGGTCATCCGGGTGCAGCCCAACGAGTCCGTCTACATCAAGATGAACTCGAAACTGCCGGGTCTGTCGATGCAGACGGTGGTGACCGAGCTGGACTTGACCTACCGCCGACGCTTCTCCGACCTCAAGATCCCCGAGGCGTACGAGTCGCTCATCCTGGATGCCTTCAAGGGCGACCACTCCAACTTTGTGCGTgatgacgagctggacgccAGCTGGCGCATCTTCACGCCTCTGCTGCACTATCTGGACGACAACAAGGAGATCATTCCCATGGAGTATCCATACG GCTCCCGTGGCCCCGCGGTCCTCGACGACTTCACCGCTTCGTACGGGTACAAGTTCAGCGACGCCGCCGGCTACCAGTGGCCCGTGACCTCTGCGCCCAACCGGCTGTAG